Genomic DNA from Streptomyces diastaticus subsp. diastaticus:
GTGAGGTGTGGTCCCCCTTGGACCGCATCACCTCGATGCCCCGCTTGAGCCGGTCCACCGCCTCCAGCTCGATCTGCATGTCCGCCTCGAACATTTCCGTGACGGTCTGGCCCACCCGGACGTGGAAGAGCCGCTGGTAGTTGGGGAGGGCGTCCAGGAAGAGGATGCGCTCGGTGAGCCTGTCCGCGTGCTTCATCTCGTCCATGGACTCGGCACGCGTGTACTTGGCCAGCTTGTACCAGCCGTTGTTGTCCTGGATCCGGTAGTGCAGCCAGTACTGGTTGATCGCCGTCAGCTCGGCGGTCAGCTGCTCGTTGAGAAACTCGATGACCTCGGGATCGCCCTGCATG
This window encodes:
- the bfr gene encoding bacterioferritin; this encodes MQGDPEVIEFLNEQLTAELTAINQYWLHYRIQDNNGWYKLAKYTRAESMDEMKHADRLTERILFLDALPNYQRLFHVRVGQTVTEMFEADMQIELEAVDRLKRGIEVMRSKGDHTSRRLFEEILEDEEHHIDYLEAQLALIEKMGEALYLTQQIEQPDS